TTCTCTGTAAAGCTGTATCTGGGAATGCTGGTCTATTGTGCCTATAGCCTTAACAGGTGTCTGTCCAAGGCCATCTTTACCAAGGCTTTCTGCCCATAGCTGTCTATACCAGTCTACAAAAGATGATAATTTTTCTGCATAAGGCATCATTACAGAAATTGTTTTCCCTCTTCTCATATTAGCTATGTAATGGGTAAGAGCTATCAAATATGCCGGATTATGCTCAACATGCTCCTCAATGGAGCATATCAAGTCCATTTTCTTGGCACCTGACAGCAGCTCATCTATATCTATTCCCACAACTGCAGCAGGCAGAAGACCAACGGGAGATAAAACAGAAAATCTACCACCTACTTTAGGTGGAATATCAAACATTTTTATACCTTCCTGATTTCCAAGTTTACGTAAAAAGCCCTTTTCCGGGTCTGTGGTAAAAACAAGATGTTCCTTGTATTTATCCCCAAGCTCTTTTTTAAGCATTGATAAAATTATTGAAAAATTGGCAATGGTTTCTACAGTTGAACCTGATTTTGTTACCACATTAAAACAGGTTTTTTTAATATCTATCTGTTCTAAAACAGAAGCAAAAACAGCTGGGTCAACATTTTCAAGGGCGAAAAATTTAGGGCTATTTTTCAGGTTATAGTTCAGGTCTGTTAAGCTTTCAAAAAGCATTTTAGCTCCAAGCGATGAACCACCTATCCCTATAAGAACAAAATACTCAAAATTTTCCCTTATATGCTGTGCATAATCTTTTATTTCCTGTGTATCCTGATAAGGAAGCTTACAAAAATAAAATTTTCTGTCTTTTTCCCTCTGGATTATTGAATGGGTTTCAACAACAAAATGTCTAAATGATAAGAGTTCTTCCCTGAGAATACCATCTCTTTCCCCGATAACCTCTGCCATAACATTGGTGTAATCTATCCTTATCAACTCCGCCTCCCTTACATGTATTTCTTAAGCACTTCAGGTATTTCAAAATCTCCGTCTTTAGTTTGATAATTTTCCATTATTGCAAGGAGAGTTCTGCCGACGGCAAGGCCTGAGCCGTTTAATGTATGGACAAACTGATTTTTACCCTCTTTATCTTTATATCTGATTTTTGCCCTTCTGGCCTGAAAATCCTCTGTATTTGAACAGGATGATATTTCCCTGTATCTATTCTGGGAAGGTATCCAGACTTCTATATCGTATGTTTTAGCAGCTGAAAATCCTAAATCTCCTGTGCAAAGTTCCACAACTCTGTAGGGAATTTCCAGTAGTTGTAATACCTTTTCTGCTTCATTAACCAGTTTTTCCAGTTCAAGATATGAATCCTCAGGTTTGACTATTTTTACCAGCTCAACTTTATCAAACTGGTGTTGCCTTAGAATACCTCTTACATCTTTACCATGGGAACCTGCTTCCCTACGGAAACAGGGAGTATAGGCTGTATAGTATTTGGGTAAATCTTCCTCTTTTAATATCTCATTTGCATGAAGGTTTGTAAGGGAAACCTCTGCTGTTGGCAAGAGGTATAAATCCTCATCACATATTTTATATAAATCTTCCTCAAATTTTGGAAGCTGACCTGTTCCTGTGAGTATCTCAGGTTTTACCAGAACCGGAGACCATACCTCTGTATAGCCGTGTTCCTTCGTATGAAGATCAAGCATAAAGTTTATCAAGGCTCTTTCTAATCTGGCAGCCTTATCATACATGACCGTAAATCTGGAACCTGAAAGCTTTGCACCCCTTTCAAAATCCAGAATTCCTAACTTTTCTCCTATCTCCCAGTGGGGAACAGGCTCAAAATCAAATTTCCTTGGTTCTCCCCATCTGCGAA
This sequence is a window from Persephonella sp.. Protein-coding genes within it:
- the serS gene encoding serine--tRNA ligase, which produces MLDIKLIRTKPDYVKERLSTRDKVYAKMIDELLDIDEERRSIIKEVEQLKAEKNKLSKEIGQLFREGKKEEAEKAKEEVHAKNKKIEQLEKELKEIENRFNRLLLSIPNIPHPTVPIGEDEEDNVEVRRWGEPRKFDFEPVPHWEIGEKLGILDFERGAKLSGSRFTVMYDKAARLERALINFMLDLHTKEHGYTEVWSPVLVKPEILTGTGQLPKFEEDLYKICDEDLYLLPTAEVSLTNLHANEILKEEDLPKYYTAYTPCFRREAGSHGKDVRGILRQHQFDKVELVKIVKPEDSYLELEKLVNEAEKVLQLLEIPYRVVELCTGDLGFSAAKTYDIEVWIPSQNRYREISSCSNTEDFQARRAKIRYKDKEGKNQFVHTLNGSGLAVGRTLLAIMENYQTKDGDFEIPEVLKKYM
- a CDS encoding glucose-6-phosphate isomerase, translating into MIRIDYTNVMAEVIGERDGILREELLSFRHFVVETHSIIQREKDRKFYFCKLPYQDTQEIKDYAQHIRENFEYFVLIGIGGSSLGAKMLFESLTDLNYNLKNSPKFFALENVDPAVFASVLEQIDIKKTCFNVVTKSGSTVETIANFSIILSMLKKELGDKYKEHLVFTTDPEKGFLRKLGNQEGIKMFDIPPKVGGRFSVLSPVGLLPAAVVGIDIDELLSGAKKMDLICSIEEHVEHNPAYLIALTHYIANMRRGKTISVMMPYAEKLSSFVDWYRQLWAESLGKDGLGQTPVKAIGTIDQHSQIQLYREGIRDKIITFIQIEETEEDFKIPEDLPEDISYLSGHSLHEILNKELLGTKAALIKSKVPNITISMDKLSAYNIGMMIYMYELATGFSGYLYKINPFDQPAVEEGKNFTYALMGRKGYEEKLEEFKELYKEKYKIEIQ